Proteins encoded in a region of the Podarcis muralis chromosome 6, rPodMur119.hap1.1, whole genome shotgun sequence genome:
- the BCL2L14 gene encoding apoptosis facilitator Bcl-2-like protein 14 isoform X1: MNLTNSSSMEEIPLEDVNRTSTEYRVLMAYAQRRLSASKYGHLLEREAKGQEGSSLGREKRQGKEKAHQGSSPKDQGQPTRDRRKKKKKKSRCKNFLFPSCLRAQAEEDSGKVFRRGDAVNGRALSLQAGVGSCPAFSLEEQGDSDINVVVDKLAEIVDNSTPFPQRTGFKELEQTLSLEADGGCATKPENEDDVEKDEKEKLIKEIVALLRASGDKLQEKVQNDRTFFQCASELMSYGFFSRVADQFLEEIPADSTADSEVQAQRIKVVFAIEVITRLTAIDNHPMNTILGFGAKYLKENFSPWIHSQGGWGKALGLPDQEEVE, translated from the exons ATGAATTTGACAAATTCTTCCAGTATGGAAGAAATCCCTTTGGAGGATGTCAATAGAACCAGCACAGAATACAGAGTGCTTATGGCTTATGCCCAGCGTCGACTGTCCGCTAGCAAATACGGGCATCTTTTAGAAAGGGAAGCGAAAGGCCAAGAGGGATCATCTCTAGGCAGAGAGAAGAGGCAAGGTAAGGAGAAGGCACATCAAGGCTCGTCTCCCAAGGACCAAGGACAGCCAACCAGagacaggaggaagaagaagaagaagaagtcccgtTGCAAGaactttctctttccttcctgtCTAAGGGCACAAGCTGAAGAGGATTCTGGGAAGGTGTTCAGAAGGGGTGATGCTGTAAATGGGCGTGCACTAAGCCTGCAGGCGGGTGTTGGAAGTTGTCCTGCTTTTTCACTAGAAGAGCAAG GTGATTCAGACATCAATGTTGTGGTAGACAAGCTTGCTGAAATAGTTGATAATTCCACGCCATTCCCTCAAAGGACAGGATTCAAAGAACTGGAACAGACTCTGAGCCTAGAAGCAGATGGTGGGTGTGCCACCAAACCCGAAAATGAAGATGATGTTGAAAAAG ATGAGAAAGAAAAGTTAATAAAAGAAATAGTTGCCTTGTTAAGAGCATCGGGAGATAAACTGCAGGAAAAG GTTCAAAATGACAGGACTTTCTTTCAGTGTGCCTCGGAACTGATGTCCTATGGATTCTTCAGTAGAGTTGCCGATCAATTCCTAGAAGAGATACCTGCAGACTCTACAGCAGACTCTGAGGTGCAAGCACAAAGAATCAAAGTTGTTTTTGCTATTGAAGTCATAACTAGACTCACTGCTATAGACAACCATCCCATGAACACCATACTGGGCTTTGGAGCAAAATACCTCAAGGAAAACTTCAGCCCTTGGATCCATAGTCAAGGTGGATGG GGGAAAGCTTTAGGATTACCAGACCAAGAAGAAGTAGAATGA
- the BCL2L14 gene encoding apoptosis facilitator Bcl-2-like protein 14 isoform X2 yields the protein MNLTNSSSMEEIPLEDVNRTSTEYRVLMAYAQRRLSASKYGHLLEREAKGQEGSSLGREKRQGDSDINVVVDKLAEIVDNSTPFPQRTGFKELEQTLSLEADGGCATKPENEDDVEKDEKEKLIKEIVALLRASGDKLQEKVQNDRTFFQCASELMSYGFFSRVADQFLEEIPADSTADSEVQAQRIKVVFAIEVITRLTAIDNHPMNTILGFGAKYLKENFSPWIHSQGGWGKALGLPDQEEVE from the exons ATGAATTTGACAAATTCTTCCAGTATGGAAGAAATCCCTTTGGAGGATGTCAATAGAACCAGCACAGAATACAGAGTGCTTATGGCTTATGCCCAGCGTCGACTGTCCGCTAGCAAATACGGGCATCTTTTAGAAAGGGAAGCGAAAGGCCAAGAGGGATCATCTCTAGGCAGAGAGAAGAGGCAAG GTGATTCAGACATCAATGTTGTGGTAGACAAGCTTGCTGAAATAGTTGATAATTCCACGCCATTCCCTCAAAGGACAGGATTCAAAGAACTGGAACAGACTCTGAGCCTAGAAGCAGATGGTGGGTGTGCCACCAAACCCGAAAATGAAGATGATGTTGAAAAAG ATGAGAAAGAAAAGTTAATAAAAGAAATAGTTGCCTTGTTAAGAGCATCGGGAGATAAACTGCAGGAAAAG GTTCAAAATGACAGGACTTTCTTTCAGTGTGCCTCGGAACTGATGTCCTATGGATTCTTCAGTAGAGTTGCCGATCAATTCCTAGAAGAGATACCTGCAGACTCTACAGCAGACTCTGAGGTGCAAGCACAAAGAATCAAAGTTGTTTTTGCTATTGAAGTCATAACTAGACTCACTGCTATAGACAACCATCCCATGAACACCATACTGGGCTTTGGAGCAAAATACCTCAAGGAAAACTTCAGCCCTTGGATCCATAGTCAAGGTGGATGG GGGAAAGCTTTAGGATTACCAGACCAAGAAGAAGTAGAATGA